One region of Polynucleobacter sp. SHI8 genomic DNA includes:
- a CDS encoding tetratricopeptide repeat protein yields MPTKQLDYFKSLVADDAHFPLTEAAIAVGQHAYPSLDVQQTLDDIDQLVLKLKSRFTAETTDLQKLQYLKYFFFQEMHFGLNTNDYYDPENSYLHSLIEHRRGIPISLALLLMEFGNQIDIQIRGISFPNHFLVRISLPQGEVVMDPTTGSSLSKNELQAMLDPYLDAKGYRGELSLPLSLFLRSSSPREILSRFLRNLKAVYSHQDRWERLLSIQERLVLLLPSETEEVRDRGLAFAQLDYVRPAINDLHFYLEKNPEAKDVVEIKMHLEDLEKSLKAS; encoded by the coding sequence ATGCCAACGAAACAATTAGACTACTTCAAATCACTTGTTGCAGATGATGCTCATTTCCCACTTACAGAGGCTGCAATTGCTGTTGGTCAACATGCCTATCCATCATTAGATGTGCAACAAACTTTAGATGATATTGATCAACTGGTACTCAAATTAAAGTCTCGTTTTACTGCTGAAACGACTGACTTACAAAAACTACAATATCTGAAGTATTTCTTTTTTCAGGAAATGCATTTTGGTCTTAATACCAATGATTACTATGACCCTGAAAACTCTTATCTTCACAGTTTGATTGAACATCGGCGAGGAATACCCATTTCTTTAGCCCTTTTGTTGATGGAGTTTGGAAATCAAATTGATATTCAAATTCGCGGAATTTCATTTCCAAATCATTTTTTAGTACGAATTTCACTCCCTCAAGGTGAGGTGGTGATGGACCCAACAACGGGTTCTTCTTTATCTAAAAATGAGTTACAAGCCATGCTAGACCCATACTTAGATGCAAAAGGATATCGAGGAGAACTTTCCTTGCCGCTTAGTTTATTTTTAAGAAGCTCAAGCCCTAGAGAAATTTTGTCACGCTTTTTAAGGAATTTAAAAGCTGTATATAGTCACCAAGATCGGTGGGAGCGATTACTTAGCATTCAAGAAAGATTGGTCCTGCTTTTACCAAGTGAAACTGAAGAGGTTCGTGATCGTGGATTAGCCTTTGCACAACTTGACTACGTTCGTCCTGCAATTAATGATTTGCACTTTTATTTAGAAAAAAATCCTGAAGCAAAAGATGTTGTTGAAATTAAAATGCACCTTGAAGATTTAGAAAAATCCCTAAAAGCTAGTTAA
- a CDS encoding VTT domain-containing protein has protein sequence MSNVDQLISLFQFVMHIGDHLGEYGTLAYAILSLIIFTETGFVVFPFLPGDTLLFAAGAFCASGQLSLVILNLVIIISAVLGNTVNFWVGHYLVDRIDITKAKWIDQTALEKTHLFFEKHGGKTIILARFVPLVRSFAPFVAGVSHMDHQKFQTYNIIGAILWSGILTVCGYFFGNLPIIRDNLNEIVLVGALAAIIPTIIAGLWRFIQPLFKKKIN, from the coding sequence ATGTCGAACGTGGATCAATTAATTTCTTTATTTCAGTTTGTCATGCATATTGGGGACCATCTCGGCGAGTATGGGACCTTGGCATACGCTATTCTTAGCCTCATAATTTTTACTGAAACTGGTTTTGTTGTTTTTCCATTTTTACCAGGAGATACGTTGCTATTTGCCGCAGGCGCCTTTTGCGCTAGTGGTCAATTAAGCTTAGTCATCTTAAATCTCGTCATTATTATTTCTGCAGTACTTGGTAATACGGTCAATTTTTGGGTTGGTCACTATTTAGTAGACCGAATAGATATCACCAAGGCCAAATGGATTGATCAAACAGCTTTAGAAAAAACACATTTATTTTTTGAGAAACATGGTGGCAAAACCATTATTTTGGCGAGGTTTGTACCTTTAGTGAGATCCTTTGCCCCTTTTGTTGCTGGTGTTTCCCACATGGATCATCAAAAATTTCAGACCTATAACATCATTGGTGCTATTTTATGGAGTGGGATATTAACGGTTTGCGGTTACTTTTTTGGAAACTTACCTATCATAAGAGACAACCTCAATGAAATCGTTTTAGTTGGAGCTCTTGCAGCTATTATCCCCACAATTATTGCTGGTTTGTGGCGTTTTATACAGCCCTTATTCAAGAAAAAAATTAACTAG